From a single Nicotiana tomentosiformis chromosome 2, ASM39032v3, whole genome shotgun sequence genomic region:
- the LOC138905965 gene encoding uncharacterized protein: MDWLSPSHTIPDYHANIVTLAMPGFPMVEWRGSLDYVPSRVISYLKAQQMVEKGCLVYLAFVRDVGANTFTIESVPVVRDFMDEFPIDLPVMPPDRDIDCGIDFVPGTQPISIPPYHMAPVELKELKEKLQEILDKGFIRPSVSPWGAPILFMKKKDERLAEIYIREIVHLHSVSVSIISDQGEVNSVWLRTKQSAQKSYADKKARDVTYIVDEKVLLRVSSMKGMMRFRKKGKLSPRYIGPFEMLEKVGEVTYRLVFPPSLSGVHPVFHVSMLQKYYVDLSHVLDFSTVQLNKDLTYDVEPISILDR, from the exons ATGGATTGGTTATCACCATCTCACACTATTCCGGATTATCACGCTAATATcgtgacgttggcaatgccgggATTCCCTatggttgagtggagaggttccttggattatgttcccagtagagtgatttcatacttgaaggctcaacagatggttgagaagggatgtttggtatatttggcctttgtgagggatgttggtgctaatACTTTTACCATTGAGTCTGTTCCGGTAGTAAGAGACTTTATGGATGAATTTCCTATAGATCTGCCGgtaatgccacccgacagggacattgattgtGGTATTGACTttgtgccgggcactcagcctatctctattcctccatatcatatggcaccagtagagttgaaggaattgaaagaaaaacTTCAGGAGATACtcgataagggattcattaggcctagtgtgtcgccttggggtgcaccgattctgtttatgaagaagaaggatg AGAggctggctgagatctatatccgcgagattgttcatcttcacagtgtgtcggtgtccattatttctgatcaAG gtgaagttaattcaGTGTGGCTTCGTACAAAGCAGTCAgcgcagaagagttatgctgacaagAAGGCTCGTGATGTGACATATATAGTGgatgagaaggttctactcagagtttcatccatgaagggtatgatgaggttcaggaagaagggcaagttgagccctcgctacattggtccttttgagatgcTAGAGAAAGTTGGAGAGGTGACCTACAGACTTGTctttccacctagtttatcgggagttcacccagtgtttcatgtttccatgctccagaagtattatgtTGATCTAtcacatgtattagacttcagcacggtgcagttgaacaaggatttgacatatgatgtggagccgatttCCATTTTGGACCGATAG